From Besnoitia besnoiti strain Bb-Ger1 chromosome X, whole genome shotgun sequence, one genomic window encodes:
- a CDS encoding hypothetical protein (encoded by transcript BESB_015820): MPSRAFASASAPTSAPSGASFASSSAFSASSVSGHISAWWSQLEELQGLEGGGARPLSSPSPKPLRAASRPPSPSSSSQALSEAAHSATSRTWCGAEKDAQKEVEKIVVLRPAPPRDGPRVDSPATPQAPNGLRGEAGLIRPSLSSPTHAPSPADSAAPEKPAGEPRVVLRERDPSGGGGVSLPSSACFVFGAAAAERGGRTRALGGSGGGRRCEAACADGCGDTERGGGGRAGAGAPTPSSQRRRGCVRLRAREAEAESDGVSGAERAGGRKRARRPAERGSGRESEKRRSEARAEDEAQERDEETRQQIFDAIKILVDPEEIEALVAILTQLKEKNIALFERAVHRRGVEECTAVLQETLDIEEAGGQLLPCGRRKSPGGVFLKLLQNRISPEDKKFIWDEQNRAQKERKKQILRDAKKRQEEAALRREGLLGAASANELRAPPQGDGCGNPAGVCSRQRVSDDEDEEGQCSDGDARSPETKQQRNFEP, translated from the exons atgccttcgcgcgccttcgcgtcggcgtctgccccGACGTCAGCGCCCAGCGGtgcgtccttcgcctcttcttctgctttctcAGCTTCTTCTGTCTCAGGTCATATCTCTGCGTGGTGGAGTCagctggaggagctgcaggggctcgagggcgggggcgcgaggccgctctcGAGCCCGAGCCCAAAgcccctgcgcgcggcctcccgccccccctccccttcctCAAGCTCGCAGGCTCTCTCTGAAGCTGCGCACTCGGCGACTTCTCGCACTTggtgcggcgcagagaaggacgcgcaAAAAGAGGTTGAGAAGATAGTCGTGCTGcgacccgcgccgccccgagACGGCCCCAGGGTCGACTCCCCAGCGACTCCACAGGCGCCGAACGGATTGAGGGGTGAAGCCGGACTCATTCGCccgtcgctttcttcgccgactcacgcgccctctcccgccgactccgcagcgcccgagaagcccgcaggcgagccgcgcgtcgtcctgcGAGAGCGGGATCcttcaggcggcggcggtgtctctctcccgtcttctgcgtgcttcgtcttcggtgcagctgccgcagaaaGGGGAGGTCGGACGCGCGCCCTAGGCGGCtcaggcggagggcgccgctgtgaggcggcctgcgcggatGGATGTGGGGATacagagcgaggaggcgggggacGCGCGGGTGCGGGGGCGCCGACGCCAAGcagccagcggaggcgcggctgcgtgaggctgcgcgcgcgcgaggcggaggcggagagcgacggagtgtctggcgcagagcgagccgGAGGCAGAAagagggcgcggcgtccCGCGGAGCGGgggagcggccgcgagagcgagaagaggcgaagcgaggcgcgcgcagaagacgaggcgcaggagagagacgaggagaccCGCCAGCAAATTTTTGACGCCATCAAGATCTTGGTGGACCCCGAGGAAATCGAAGCACTGGTTGCGATCCTCACCCAACTGAAGGAAAAAAACATCGCTCTCTTCGAACGCGCCGTCCATCGAAGAGGTGTCGAAGAGTGCACAGCCGTTCTGCAGGAAACGCTG GACATCGAAGAAGCGGGGGGGCAGCTGCTtccctgcgggcgccgcaagAGCCCCGGCGGCGTGTTTCTCAAGCTCCTGCAAAACCG AATCTCTCCAGAGGACAAAAAATTCATTTGGGACGAGCAGAACCGCGCGCAAaaggagcggaagaagcagatTCTGCGAGACGCCAAGAAGCGacaggaggaggctgcgTTGCGCCGCGAAGGTCTGCTCGGCGCTGCGAGTGCCaacgagctgcgcgcgccaccGCAGGGAGACGGCTGCGGCAACCCTGCGGGCGTCTGCTCTCGGCAGAGAgtgagcgacgacgaggacgaagagggacAGTGCTCGGATGGCGATGCCCGCAGCCCAGAAacgaagcagcagcggaacTTTGAACCCTGA
- a CDS encoding hypothetical protein (encoded by transcript BESB_015830) has protein sequence MARRGDASGAEDPADAQGAAEGEIGRRAHAEDEAVAAQEATAAEPQAAGERERRRSGRDAGARDRCRRGGGAEAGGGADYEPREGDGRTGTTTARVAADAAGLSRRREASGATERGDADGLSSTGRSAAARHENESGSLHAPQGHEGVTPGAPSGPAADPQGSQRPRDRQNASLGSRTVSAVSPCAASSWAVFLQPPSGLPVSGSTPTCVPPPPPTAPRRASGVPSRSLSSSASPLSASSAASDESVSPLSLAGALAASPLAFAATACTPSLSTWYVQQISELEQRLKQQDEAHRRELMQLTRSYHIQLALAARGAAGTKALQSSYSRAPPAQAGTSRACACACPSPVQPPRLPAGSRLRLAASQPSASPVPSSTRQSPPPCDLSATASASASSWLAAPSPPFASAGSTALEWTAEASPLDLHAGCRSSRCTPYPNSAFPASACIRGRPPLRGVGGGEGCPAAEAVAGLGGDGDGEAGAAGRSCLLLDALLRCAESPSLECGDVESMPPTGGVSRRRRSSSFPAVPQLVLPRGMLVPLARAALRAAHRRRGNPAVGGRRGETERGAGAREPAEAKAAEAGERRVSSQADEASTTQREDQVRDSGRREAETTRRPSAETRERTTPTKESQAGATKGALESGGVRLVCGSPPRGSWHDSSAQSAQEMDREAVSGGEGLGDLSARPCCTRSSTDASLSRTSTLRFSSSSLSSSVASPLSPGRLSLSPTSLPSLLASAADPRAALAPAGGPAPPPRAAHGVPPGDGDGAKTGAAEGHRGGKEGASEEDEDRMQTEKACREQGERPGGETVFSVTAVKEDDAEKRGEDADGDSREGDQRKRDARAGEGELQLSGGRRQSSLTVPHAGEEAGTKFAGDNEKRNKNGLLELALTLQTGAVSARCRRCSQEVEVRLLPSALERAARAAHSHGLSAFPAHARVCSARPELSLSSFGDSRRPARAVSPGRSASNPNSRLSPLLASRRSPLLRGEPSAASRSSSVRSFFSCVSTEEVPAGGVRLAAEGAVSPAPRLPSSPPLVPSRSARTSSSASPAFGSSVASALPPSADAPPATHVCALSRPSCGLPPSLPPFFPPLLAGGVSVGGGAQSPASAAGRAETDDAATAGSSEGAEREETTAAPSRPADGGGQRGGSEIERRRRERRTEKSDKGEKARRFFQLPMSAFPITGVAQAVRSSPEREEKKKP, from the exons atggcgaggcgcggggacgcgagcggcgcagaggatccggcggacgcgcagggGGCAGCTGAGGGCGAAatagggcggcgcgcccatGCTGAAGACGAGGCAGTCGCTGCGCaagaagcgacggcggcggaacCGCAAGCAGCTGGAgaacgcgagaggaggcggagcgggCGGGACGCGGGAGCAAGGGACAggtgcaggcgcggaggcggagcggaggcgggcgggggCGCAGACTACGAgccgcgagaaggagacggaCGAACagggacgacgacggcgcgagtggctgccgacgccgcaggcctctcgcgccggcgtGAAGCATCGGGGGCTACCGAGCGGGGGGACGCAGACGGCCTCTCGTCAACAGGGCGgagtgctgcggcgcgacatGAAAACGAGAGCGGAAGCCTGCACGCGCCTCAGGGTCACGAAGGCGTCACGCCTGGGGCGCCAAGCGGCCCCGCGGCAGACCCTCAAGGCagccagcgcccgcgagacCGACAGAACGCAAGCCTCGGTAGCCGCactgtctccgcggtctccccctgcgccgcctcttcgtggGCTGTCTTCCTGCAGCCTCCGTCTGGCCTCCCAGTTTCGGGCTCCACGCCGACCtgcgtgcctccgcctccgccgaccgcgccgcgtcgcgcgtctggcgttccctcgcggtcgctgtcgtcctctgcgtctccgctctctgcctcttctgcggcttcAGATGAGTCGGTTTCCCCCCTCTCCTTGGCGGgtgcgctggcggcgtctccgcttgccttcgccgcgacggcctgTACGCCCTCTCTCAGCACGTGGTATGTGCAGCAAATCAGCGAGCTGGAGCAGCGACTCAAGCAGCAGGACGAGGCGCACCGACGAGAGCTCATGCAACTCACGAGAAG CTACCATATCCAGTTGGCGctagcggcgcgcggcgcagccggaaCGAAGGCGCTCCAGTCCTCCTACTCACGGGCGCCCCCTGCGCAGGCCGGGActtcgcgtgcgtgtgcgtgtgcgtgccCTTCACCCGTCCAGCCCCCTCGCCTTCCGGCGGGCTcccggctgcgcctcgctgcctcccagccttccgcttcgccggTACCGTCCTCTACTCGGCAGTCTCCGCCTCCCTGCGACCTGTCTGCAacggcctctgcctccgcgtcgtcgtggctcgctgctccctcgcctcccttcgCATCTGCGGGCTCCACAGCTCTCGAGTGGACCGCGGAAGCCTCGCCCCTGGATCTGCACGCCGGGTGCAGATCATCTCGCTGCACTCCCTACCCCAACTCGGCTTTCCCCGCGTCGGCTTGTATTCGAGGACGCCCGCCCTTGCGGGGCGTGGGCGGGGGCGAGGGATGTCCAGCCGCTGAGGCAGTTGCAGGTCtaggcggagacggcgatggggaagccggcgccgcagggcgctcCTGTCTGCTTCTGGACGCCCTGCTGCGATGCGCAGAAAGTCCTTCGCTCGAGTGTGGAGACGTGGAATCGATGCCCCCGACTGGCGGAGTGTCTCGTCGACGGCGTTCCTCGTCGTTTCCCGCTGTGCCTCAGCTCGTGTTGCCTCGCGGGATGCTGgtgccgctcgcgcgggcggcgctccgagccgcgcacaggcgcagaggcaatCCTGCGGTcggcggtcggcgcggggagacagagagaggagcgggcGCACGCGAACCAGCAGAAGCAAAAGCggccgaggcaggcgaacgccgcgTCTCCAGTCAAGCCGACGAGGCATCGACGACTCAGAGGGAGGATCAGGTGCGagacagcggccgcagggAGGCTGAGACGACAAGAAGACCGAGtgcagagacgagggagCGAACGACACCGACGAAGGAAAGTCAAGCTGGAGCGACCAAAGGGGCGCTCGAGAGCGGGGGTGTGCGTCTTGTTTGcggttcgccgccgcgtggcaGCTGGCACGACAGTTCGGCGCAGTCTGCGCAGGAAATGGATCGCGAGGCGGTGAGCGGGGGCGAGGGCCTAGGAGACCTTTCGGCTCGTCCGTGCTGCACACGTTCCTCCACCGACGCAAGCCTCTCTCGCACGTCGACGCTccgcttctcttcgtcgtcgctgtcctcTTCCGTggcttctccgctctcgccggggcggctgtctctctcacCCACGTCTCTGCCCTCGCTCCTCGCTTCGGCCGCCGACCCTCgagccgccctcgcgcctgcggggggccctgcgccgccgccacgcgccgcccacGGCGTGCCGCctggcgacggagacggggcgaagacgggcgccgcggagggtcACCGGGGGGGAAAAGAGGGGGCTtccgaggaagacgaggacagGATGCAGACAGAAAAGGCATGCAGAGAGCAAGGCGAACGTCCAGGGGGAGAGACGGTTTTTTCGGTTACGGCGGTGAAGGAGGATgacgcagaaaagagaggcgaagacgccgacggaGATTCGCGGGAAGGCGACCAACGGAAGAGGGACGCGCGAGCCGGAGAGGGCGAGCTCCAGCTCtctggaggccgccgccagagCTCCCTAACGGTTCCGCACGCCGGTGAAGAGGCGGGCACGAAGTTCGCTGGAGACAACGAGAAACGGAACAAGAACGGTCTCCTAGAGCTTGCTCTCACGCTCCAAACTGGAGCTGTcagcgcgcgctgtcgccggtGCAGCCAAGAGGTCGAGGTGCGTCTCCTCCCGTCGGCTctcgagcgagccgcgcgcgccgctcacaGCCACGGT CTTTCTGCGTTTCCCGCGCACGCCCGCGTCTGCTCGGCGCGCCCCGAACTGAGCCTCAGCTCTTTCGGAGACTCCCGCCGTCCTGCGCGAGCCGTGTCTCCTGGTCGCTCCGCCTCAAACCCGAACAGtcgtctgtcgcctctgctcgcgagccgcaggtcgccgctgctccgTGGGgagccctccgccgcgtcgcgctcgtcttCGGTGCGCTCCTTTTTCTCGTGCGTCTCCACGGAGGAGGTTCCGGCGGGGGGGGTtcgcctggcggcggagggcgcagtTAGCCCCGCTCCCCGGctgccgtcttcgcctccgcttgtCCCCTCGCGGTCCGCGCGCACTTcatccagcgcctcgccggccttTGGCTCTTCCGTCGCGTCTGCActccctccctccgcagacgccccgCCAGCGACGCACGTGTGCGCGCTAtcgcggccttcctgcggGTTGCCGCCGTCCCTCCCGCCGTTTTtcccgccgcttctcgccggGGGGGTGagcgtgggcggcggcgcgcagagccccgcgagcgccgcaggacgcgcggagactgacgacgccgcgaccgcaggcagcagcgagggtgccgagcgcgaagagacgacagccgcgccgagccggccggcggacggcggcggacagcggggcggaagcgagatcgagcgacggagaagggAGCGGCGGACCGAGAAGAGCGAcaagggcgagaaggcgcggcgcttcttccaGCTCCCCATGTCAGCCTTCCCCATcaccggcgtcgcgcaggctgTGAGGTCGAGtccagagagagaagagaaaaagaagccatga
- a CDS encoding DnaJ domain-containing protein (encoded by transcript BESB_015840), producing MAGGNAAARQTVCYYELLKVERTSSLDEIRKAFRRQALLLHPDKNADRVEEATREFQQLQEAYECLSDPQERAWYDAHREQILGGGGGGCKGGDEGLTSRGTSVDLWAFFSASCFSSFSAEDEDNFWQVYGDVFATLAKEETDELRANGVDKATLERAAAAPAFGDASAPWAEVSAFYAFWTGFSSSKSFAFADEWKISAADSRLQRRFLQKENEKLRRGKKKQFNEIVRKLAEAVKKRDPRVLKRSKELIEEKMKARQRQEEEEEKRKVLLAQQRREHRMAQEALWVALEEERRELKRQGYTFAGDSEDESEEDTDKQDSNEEEEGVDVEDCSPRRRGRRAESEEVSQTEEPEDDEAFLRWYERRQLREEAGEGASASSTPHAASREVRGAMARGEGGGWRRKAKSEEKERKLTVVVHTCEVCRKTFKSASQFEAHERSAKHQQRVKHLRMQAREEADDLEGAEDEGSPQKACGDNVSGAKAKKKGRRRRRGGSKSEQKEVEEAPEYSEPEETGEASEDVERHKGVAEAKACDGASSESDASAVRGRTLSSPNSDEATSEEEDDNESLLLRLAQSKRGVTRFTAHVSSSDSAEDESEDESELGAVESGGFGDGEMEPEADRGPRVRGKGLNEGGELEEGESPARRATLRPEDSKENESSKTRRKGRRRAGKAKEPENPRTKDSETDEAFVITAAGPSAAHSSSSQTKTGGKTASLSSSAPSSLSAPAADGARGKGREKEGKAKDGKHAETEWSCQICGAAFETRNKLFQHIKAEGHAALKVVEAGNSRGKKTRKARN from the exons ATGGCGGGCGGGAACGCTGCGGCTCGTCAAACCGTTTGCTACTATGAGCTGCTCAAGGTCGAGCGCACCAGCTCCCTCGACGAGATTCGAAAGGCGTTTCGCAGACAAGCGCTCCTTCTGCATCCAGACAAAAATGCAGATCGTGTGGAGGAGGCCACGCGCGAGtttcagcagctgcaggaggcgtACGAGTGCCTCAGCGACCCTCAG GAGCGCGCGTGGTACGACGCGCATCGGGAGCAGATtttgggcggcggcggcggcggctgcaaaggcggcgacgaggggtTGACGAGCCGGGGGACCTCCGTCGACCTGTGGGCGTTTTTTTCCGCGTCGTGCTTCTCGAGCTTCAgtgcggaggacgaagacaaCTTCTGGCAGGTCTACGGAGACGTATTCGCCACACTGGCtaaagaagagacagacgagcTCCGCGCGAACGGGGTTGACAAAGCGACCCTCGAGCGG gctgcggcggcgcctgcgtttggggacgcgtctgcgccttggGCGGAGGTTTCCGCATTCTACGCGTTCTGGACAGGCTTCTCGTCCTCCAAGtcgttcgccttcgccgacgaGTGGAAGATCTCCGCGGCGGATtctcggctgcagcgccgcttcctGCAGAAGGAAAATGAGAAGCTGCGgagggggaagaagaagcagttCAACGAAATTGTGCGCAAACTTGCAGAGGCCGTGAAAAAGCGCGATCCGCGTGTCCTCAAGCGCTCAAAGGAACTG ATCGAAGAGAAGATGaaggcgcgccagcggcaggaggaggaagaggagaagcggaaggTGCTTcttgcgcagcagcggcgagagcaCAGAatggcgcaggaggcgctgtgggtcgcgctcgaggaggagcgcagaGAGCTGAAGCGCCAGGGCTACACGTTTGCGGGGGACAGCGAAGATGAATCTGAAGAAGACACAGACAAGCAGGACTCCAatgaggaagaggagggcgtTGATGTCGAGGACTGCAGCccgagacgacgcgggcggagggcagagagcgaagaggttTCGCAGACGGAAGAgccagaggacgacgaagcgtTTCTGCGATGGTAtgagcgccggcagctgaGGGAAGAAGCGGGAGAAGGAGCGAGTGCAAGCTCCACGCCTcacgcggcgagccgcgaggtGCGCGGAGCGATGGCCCGCGGTGAAGGGGGTGGGTGGCGGCGGAAAGCGAAAAGTgaggagaaagaaaggaAATTGACAGTCGTCGTGCACACCTGCGAGGTGTGCCGCAAGACGTTCAAGTCTGCTTCTCAGTTCGAGGCACACGAGCGATCTGCGAAGCATCAGCAACGAGTGAAGCATCTTCGAATgcaggcgagggaggaagctGACGACTTGGAGGGCGCTGAAGACGAAGGGTCGCCGCAGAAAGCCTGCGGCGACAACGTGAGCGGAGCAAAGGCCAAGAAGAAAGgcaggagacggaggaggggCGGGAGTAAGAGTGAACAGAAAGAAGTTGAAGAGGCGCCGGAGTACAGCGAACCCGAGGAGACTGGAGAAGCAAGCGAAGACGTAGAACGACACAAGGGCGTTGCTGAGGCAAAGGCCTGCGACGGGGCGTCCAGCGAGAGTGACGCGTCCGCGGTGCGCGGTCGGACTCTTTCGTCGCCGAATAGCGACGAGGCAACGAGTGAGGAAGAGGATGACAATGAGAGTCTCCTTCTGCGGCTAGCGCAGAGCAAACGGGGGGTGACGCGGTTTACAGCACACGTGTCATCCAGCGATTCCGCAGAGGATGAATCAGAGGACGAAAGCGAGCTCGGCGCAGTTGAAAGCGGCGGCTTTGGAGACGGGGAGATGGAGCCGGAGGCTGACCGCGGCCCCAGAGTTCGAGGGAAGGGATTAAACGAGGGAGGGGAGCTCGAAGAAGGGGAGTCTCCTGCTCGTCGCGCAACGCTGCGGCCGGAAGATAGCAAAGAAAACGAAAGTTCGAAAACAAGAAGAAAGGGACGCCGAAGAGCAGGTAAAGCCAAAGAACCGGAGAATCCACGAACCAAAGACTCTGAAACAGATGAGGCGTTCGTCATTACTGCTGCAGGACCGTCCGCGGCACACTCATCGTCCTCTCAGACGAAGACAGGCGGGAAGACCGCTTCGCTTTCATCGTCTGCGCCCTCGAgtctctcggcgcccgctgcagatGGAGCGAGAGGCAAAGGacgcgagaaggagggaAAAGCGAAGGACGGAaagcacgcagagacggaaTGGAGCTGTCAAATATGTGGCGCAGCGTTTGAGACGAGAAACAAATTATTCCAGCATATCAAAGCAGAGGGGCACGCTGCGCTGAAGGTCGTGGAGGCGGGAAATAGTCGCGgcaagaagacgcggaaggcgaggaactGA